ccgcttccatggttccatccactgccagatccactcccagatatctaaaacacttcacttcctccagttcttctccattcaaacttacctcccaattgacttgaccctcaaccctactgtacctaataaccttgctcttattcacatttactcttaactttcttctttcacacactttaccaaactcagtcaccagcttctgcagtttctcacatgaatcagccaccagcgctgtatcatcagcgaacaacaactgactcatttcccaagctctctcatccacaacagacttcatacttgcccttctttccaaaactcttgcattcacctcccaaacaaccccatctataaacaaattaaacaaacatggagacatcacacacccctgccgcaaacctacattcactgagaaccaatcactttcctctcttcctacacgtgtcgtagaaggcgactagaggggacgggagcagggggccagaaatccttccctccttgtaattttaactttctaaaaaatgggaaacaaattAGTTTTGTTTGGGTGAATACCCTAACCAAACCTATCAAAATATCAATCTACAGAACGTGACTAGAAAATTGGCAGAGATCTCCACAAATCCAATGCTTTGACAAGAATCTCAGGGTGTTTGCAATCAGACATATACATCAAGCACTTGCCTGTCTGCCTTTGATCTTGAGCTATTCATTGGTACCATGTTGTAGGCATGATGGGCTAGATGAACTCCCAAAGTGACAGTGTATGATATTTTGCAGTTGTTATCCTCATCTTCCACCTTAAAGTTCACGTAAGCGCAAAAGGCCATTGGTCGTGTTCATGAAGTTCAAAAAATGTGGAAATACAAAATTCATTTGTTCATTCTAGCAATACCAGCATTAATGTGTACATTCTCCTATTCCACCACGGTAAAGcaaaaaatgataaaacatgaAATTTTTATTTCAAAGTAAATTTCATCAATTtacaaataaatgtaaaaggcACTGCTTCAGTTCTAAAATAAAGAGTTAGGACTACTACAACTACGAAAAGATTTCCATTTCAAACTGTCAAGTAGTGAAAAGTAtagatgggtatgtatgtatgcaaccTCCCAGTTTTTCATTATAGTTCTATGAATAAGGAATATGGCACCATATTTCAGAGGTAACTAGTTTATTGAACTAAAAATATTGATAAATTCCTAAAACACTACCCTTTTCTACAAAGATGATAAAACAAAACTTCAAATTTGTGATTGCAGAATTACTATACATATGCACTTTTGTCTCATCCTCACCACAAATCAATAGGAgcataaaaaatattatatttacaGATCTACAGGGTAGAAATTACATACTTGATGtttataattatatgaattttatcAATAAAAATATTGCAGATGTGAGTGATACCTCCAGCAGTATTTAACCTGGAAATAAGATTATGAGAAAGAAAAGTACAAGTGGTGATGAAATAAAAGTTTAACTGGAATGGAAAGTGACTGTGAAGTAAATCATAAGTGATAAAGGGAAAAACACGGCAGTGGAGTGTGTTTATACAGCTTACTGATACACATATAAAAGCTAATATGGTAATGGTATATCATTCACCCTGAGAACACCAAATATAAGTAATTCTATGGAATACTGCACACAAAAATCATTAAAATTTAAACAACTTTACACTGACAAAATGTTGAGTATAGCTAAAAAGAGGCCAATATTATCTTACTATAATTTACATCATGGGCTGCAGGCTGCAATCCTCATCACTGTAGACATATAGGTACCAGGAAGGAGAATCTTACTAAAACTTGTATAATCCAATTATTTAGTTAAATATGGAGAAAAGTTTAAATTCTGGATTATTTACCTGTATGACATCTTACTAGAACACTTGCAGTAGTTGTCATATCATCAGGCTAAAATCTGCCAGCTGAATGGATTGCACAAACAAGCAAGTGCATTAAAACCTGCACCCTTTGCTTAGCAGAAGTATAAGTGCAATTGACAGTAATTCAAAGGAAACACTGTATGTGTTAATCAACACATGGAATCCTTAGTTCTGCAGGAATTTCTCCTTATCAAAATATGTTTCAAACATTAAGAAATTCACATATTATACAgcatacacacattcatatatggaCGGCATGTATGGCAATGACCTCAATAAATCTTATCCTTCATAGTTGTTAGTATTATAAACTAGTATAGAAAATAGTTTACATGCACACCAAGTTTCATAGGCAAGTTTAAGGCATTGTCAGTTATACCACACCACTGATTTGTACTGATAACACCCTCTTGATGAGAATCGGATTCTCATGAAACATGGTCCACTGTTGAGATTCAAATCTTAAAGGGAAATTCTTGTACCGAAGTGAAAGACCTCTACAGGAGTTAGGCTTACCCTTAACAAAGGCAAGAATCACAGAAATTATGTAATAATTCTTTGGAAGCGAGATCTTAATGTAACTACTATCAAGATTAGTTACATATTCAGGCCAATCTATATTTTTCTTGGGCAGATGCAGGCAGATTCACATGAATAATTGACAGAGCTTCTGCTATAACCACAATCACTAAATATGTATTTCAATTAAAGTCTTTAATACCTCTgagtcttcatctgtttctagaTCTAAAAGTTTTACATCAGCTTCACCATCAAAGTGAACTACACTGCTGCTGCCATGCTCTTTTCTCCTCCATCTACACCAAATATGGAGTTCCTCAGttagtttttgtttttctgtcaCATGATAGACTAGAGTAGGTGAGGAATTGGCCCTGACTCAGAAATCATTATCATTGCAATTGTCATCCATCTTAAAGCAACGTGTTATTTCTTCACCTTTATCTACAGAGTATGTTAAGTCCACATTGAGAAAGCGATGGTTTGTGAGATCTTGTGTTATGCTTAGTTCTCCTTTAACCTGTGTGTCCTGTTGTAAAGGTGCAGTGGCAAGTGGTAAAACTGTATTCTGCCAATGGGTATCCTCATTATCTGGAGATGTTGAAAGCTTAAATCCCCCAGGGAACCAGACATCAAACCACAACACCATACTGTTCAGTCGTCGTGAGCCCATACTAGACAATGTAAAAGATCGGGAAATACTTCGTAAATCTTCAGCAGTAACTGTCATGAGATTTAAGTCACAAACTGGAGTTGGCAAGCTTAGTACATCCTCTTGAGCCACCATATGTACATGAACAACATCTGAAACAAAAATAAAGAGGAACATAACATCTGTAAGTCCTTCACTGTTCTTGTCTGCAAATATATGGTAAATGCCTGCAAAGGCCAAGAAGACAAAAACTTATCCTGTTGGCAATTACAGAACATGAAAAGACTAGCCTAACAGCATAAACTATCCTCAATCTTAGAAATACGTACATTCTACCTTGACTACCACACCATCTGGGCAATTTATCTGTGAAATTACTTAAATGATACACACATGATAAGTAAAGGGAAAGAAGTCGCCATTATCTTTTGGTGAGACTAGGGAAACCATACCTCAATCTTAAaaatttctttctgcctcacccacatgtggactactatcattctgtccacaaacatacagtctctccttgtcttaTATAACACTtgactcgcacagctcattcttcataactccataTTTTCAAGCCTTTAGTCCAATGCActtgccctaccttttggcaGGAACTTTTAGGTATGAATATCAGGTATAaaaattaggtaaaagtagtaagtaggaacatttgacaggagcctctgcaaacactgaactagagttgccctcagccagtggcctattaaagatgatgcactaaaggctaagaagcagcactggagttcattggTTTTGGAGAGTCTTTTGCCATggcacccccttgaaggagttccaagtgagaacaggcatcagaaatataggtaTGAAATTATTGTATTTCAACTAGATCTAAATTATATATACAGTTTCACTTCATATTTAAACTTTTGCATCTATTTTGTCTTTATAGGAATTCTAATGAAAAGATATTTCAGTTTCTAACAGGAAGGATTTCAAGGATTCAGAATGCATGGGAAGTTTCCCATATCATTTTTTGAATTTTCATATTTTACTTGACAATATTTCTGATCTTTATAGCCCTCCCCAATATTAATGTCTATGAATGTAAATAATAcctaaagaaagaaaacaataCTAGTGAAGAAACCAACAGAAATGATACCTATTTCCAAACAGAAACAAAAATCAAATCCTGAGAAGCTTCATAATTATCtatatttttaattatttctcCACTGGTGTCATATTGTATCATATTATGTTGGCTACTCTTATAAGAAAAAGGGGAAatatctatttctctgatgccagttcccatctggaactccctcaagggaatctctctataactagtgaactccagtgctgcttcttcgcctttagtgcttcacctttaacaggccactggctgaagGTAACTCTAactcagtgtttgtagaggctcctaatCAGAGTTCGTACCAACTACAACTACCAaaagctcctgtctaatgttcctatctactacctCTATCTCatgtttctaccaaatgttcctacctctatctcatgtttctacctaatgccctACATGCCTACCTATCTatttctcctaccattttgtcaaaaggcagggatagcacacagtgctcacagcaggaaaatctagttataaagaatgagctgtgtgagttaagtgttatgtatgatgaaaaAATTTTTGTTGACAAAGTGACGGTGGTTACATGTGGGTCAGGCTAAAAggaagacaactacctgggtcagaggagtgcaacttaactaATGAAGTGTTCACTCACAATGCAGTCATTACTAAACGGGAATATACATGTAATTACAGTATACTATATGAAATATTGTGACATCTGATATACATTCAATTTAACATCAAAATCTCAAAGTAATGTGAAGTGAACTACAAATACATTCCAGAAGAAATTATTTTgtaatatttgttttattttgtaaggtaaatatttgtttAATCCCCACAGCTAAATTTTGATACGAGAATAAGTGTTTTATCTTGTGTATTTCTACAGATGACCCCCAACTTACGATGGTTGAACTTACATTTTTTACTTTACGATGGTgaaatattcaacactttatttaGGATTTGCGtgagatgattttgtccaactgtagtcTAATGTAAATGTTCTGAAAACATTTATGGcaagctaggctaagctatgatgttcagtaggTTAAATGTATATTGTTCTCGAAATATCATTTTTGTTGCATATCAGTGTAATTCAAGGGTAACTGTGATGCATAATATTTTTTTCAGGTGCCAGTAACATCTGTATATAAGAGAATCATATAACAACAGAGGATTCAAATGAGGGCAGAAACTATTAAACTTCATATTAGGCATAAAGCAATCCACAGTGATTCCTTGTATAAGTCACACAGCAGCATATGGGTTAAACACAATGTTTATTTAAAGTCTTTGTCAAGCTGCTACTATGGACATTCTTCACAGATGAACTATAATAAATAGAGGACGAATAAATTCTAAACCTATAAATAAGGGAAATACAGGATTATTTACAGATACAATAATCAAACTGTGCTAATGTCAGTGAACATTAATTCCCCACCTTTGTATCTTGCAACAGCATGATCAGCCAAAAGAGACATGTCAAGGTTGTACACATGATTCAGAGAAATCCAGAAGTCATAGGTCCCTTCCTCATACTTTGTAATCCATTGTGCTTCTCCAAGTGCCATGTATAAAACTGCTCTCTCTGGATACATCTTCCCACCCTGCACAGGTTATGAAAAATATTACATATTTCCCTATGGTTCTAcccaaaaacatcttttaataCTATAATAAGATAAATTGCTTTCATCTTCAGAAAAGGAtgttataaatgataaatatatactaGCAATACACTGAGAAAATAGACATAAAATCTTAAATCATAAAAAGAAAGGATCAAAGAAAAAGATCATATAAAAACCATAAAGCTGTACAGAAATCAAAAGGCCTAGAAAGTATGTAGAATACAATGTGTTCAACAAATAAATAATGGGAGCCTAACCTAAACGCTTCAGGAGTTAACATATCAAATGCTCAAATGAAATTTACAAAcataaaaacattcttttttagcTAAGATATATGACTTACTCAAATACTGAACAGACTGTCTCTCTAAGGAAGTAACTAACTCAATAagccttcttttttttaactggGAGGTACTATCCAATGCTTCCCTGAAACAATTCTACCTATTCAGATTTGTTAAACATCTTTTTTGGCTGTTTTGTGCATGTCTTCCCAAACATATTACTGAAATTTGCATTTGCTTCTATCccaaaataatcatggaaataaTGAAATTAAAAGAATTAAGAGCATATTGATACAATAAATTTTTCACTGTACAAGTTAAACAATATATCTCAACCatattttatatggttgcaaggcgtgggctatggatagagttgtgcgcaggggggtggacgtgctggaaatgagatgtttgaggacaatatgtggtgtgagatggtttgatcgagtaagtggtaataaaaagagtgtggttgagagagcagaagagggtgttttgaaatggtttggtcacatggagagaatgagtgaggaaagattgaccaagaggatatatgtgtcagaggtggagggaacgagaagtgggagaccaaattggaggtggaaagctggagtgaaaaagattttgagtgatcgcggcctgaacatgcaggagggtgaaaggcgtgcaaggaatagagtgaattggaacaatgtggtataccggggtcgacgtgctgtcaatggattgaaccaggtcatgtgaagcgtctggggtaaaccatggaaagttttgtggggcctggatgtggaaagggagctgtggtttcggtgcactattacatgacagttagagaccaagtgtgaacgaatgtggcctttgttgtcttttcctagcgctacctcgtgcacatttggggggaagggggttgttatttcatgtgtggcagggtggcgatgggaatgaataaaggcagacagtatgaattttgtacatgtgtatatatgtatatgtctgtgtgtgtatatatatgtatacattgagatgtataggtatgtatatttgcatgtgtggacatgtatgtgggtgggttgagccatttctttcgtctgtttccttgcactacctcgctaacgcgggagacagtgataaagcaaaataaataaatagaatatatttttggAGAAAGCAATGTAATACTTCTGATACAACTATGCTGAATTAGTCTGAGTAAACCTCACTCTGCTGTGCAAATCTGCTCTGAACGACTATTTCCCTTTCATCACATTAACTCATCATGTAATGTTTCCCCAAAACATTACATGAAATAGTTTTACCAAGGCAAAGTGATTTTGttgctgtttgctaatgacacagtgTTGGAGacagatatgagtgagaaactgcagaagctggtgtctgagttgggaagagtgtgtgaagggagaaagttaagagtaagtgtaaacaaaagcaaggttattaggttcagcaggttaTATGGAAAGAGTTTGAATGAGAGAACTTTatggaaatgcagtgttttgggtacctgggagtggatatctcagcaaatggaaccataggagctgaaATGAGCCACAGGATGGGTAAGAGGGCAGAGGTCCTGGGTACACTGAGGAATATATGGAAAAGATGGCTATGTCTGACTGTACAGTCATGTGATGTAAGGAGAGTTAATCAAATACAAAGTGATATTAGAAACATGTGGTAGTAAGAGAAGTATGTACcatgaaggtgtgctgaaatagtttggacaagtGTGAtgacaaatgaagaaaggatgaCTAAAAGGTTATACAAGTCTTAGGtataaggaacaaggaaaaggtggaaaccaaggaggaggtggaaggatggaaaaaaaaaaaaaagatgctttaaAGACTTGGGACCTGCACATGCAGAAGGGTGCGAAGCGTGCAAGGGATTgcgtgaattggagcaatgtagcTTACAATGGATGATGTGCTGTAAAAAGGCCAGACTAGGGCATACAAAGTGGTTGGGAACatacggaaaggtctgtgaggcatgaTTGTGGCTTAGGAGCTCTAGTTATGTGGTGTTACATTATACTTGGCAactagagtgagtgtgagtgaatgatgCCATTTGTTTATCTGTTCCAGGTGCTGTCTTACTCacactggaaatggcaaatatgtatgaaaaaaatatgcttcATTACGTAAGGAGCCTTCCATTTTTGAACATTACACTAAAGGGTGAAGATGGTTACACACCCTTATACTAATCAGAAGAGCATGGCAGACCCTTGAATCAACTAAGAATAACCTGTTCCTAAGAGAAatttgtatatgatgatagcTGAAGAGTACCAGAATATGATTAAATTCTCAATGTGGCAAATATTTCAGGGCACTTATGAGTTTCTCAGATAATTTCTAAGGTAGTACCATGACCCAGTCAAAAGGCTATCAATCCAAAGTGAATTTTCTCTAACAAACATAACTTAAGAagtgtttgaatttttttttcatggaataATACAGCATTTTACTTGTAAAATATCAGTTACACATAATTATACAAAAATACCATCAGCAATTTTATAGCATACATGAATGGGATACATGACTCATATAAATGTGCCTTTGATTTAATTAGAAATAGGGTAAAGCATATAATTTGGGACATTAGTAACATAAATTTCATAGAGAAAACAACATAATATGAATGAAGTGATAACTGCAGGTATTAGCAATTCAGAGGGGCAGAGACGAGGTAAATTATCTATAAATCATACAAGTTAAAGTCACCTCAAAGGTGGTCAGGTCAACAAAGTTGAGGAAGAGTGTGAGTTAAAGTaaggaaattaatgaaaaaaaagcatATCACTAGTTGAAGTCACCTCAAAGGGGGCCAGGGCAATGAAGAAGAGGGAGATTGCAAGTAAAAGTgaggaaatgtaagaaaaaaaagcacaaaTACACCAAAACTAACCTAAATTGCAAAGCAGTACTTTTTCCACATAACACTGATATCTTTGGATACTGAGTTGTTTTGTTGCGCcctggtagtgttgtgttcagaaaatgaaataagaatgaCCATAAGAGATTTGGAGAAATATGCTTCATTCTATGATATCAAATAAGGCAACAGTGATGTGGGTTAtgaaaaccatggaaaatgtAGGGTAAATTAATGTAAAATACATAAGATCTCAAAACTTACAGAATCTATGAATGCCTCATCTTCCTACCCAACACAGCTGATAATCCTTTATTTTCTATACAGTTTAAAAGATAATTGATTCTTATGGATATTATCTGCAAGCAATAGTCAGATATTCTGTTTTGATCAAGACCTAAATGGATTCCATAATATACATAATCAAATAACACCATTTATAAAAGTTGGTATCTCTTAATTGTTACTGAAGTTACTATAAATCTCAGCTAATTAGGTAAGATAGCTTTAAACATTCAAATACTTTTATGATATACTTCAATTCAAACAAAACTTAGGTATAAGACTACAGAAACACTTATGGCCACCAATCTGTCAGACAAATGTGTTCTGGAAACTGTTGACGCTTCTATACTGTTTTCTCATCTTCAAATCAAGCACACTGAAATTTTCCGAGTGACTTACTGCCAACCACCTACTTCTTACCCCCTCAATTTTATAGAAGTgcatgtttttttctcttttttttttttacagtgtgtgtgtgtactgtccagGTTGAGAACCATTAATCAATACACTATGCAGTAGGGTCATGATATACCATGAGATAGACACCAAAAAAATGCTTCCACAATGACATCCCTTTCAATGTAAAGAAGGATTTTGTGCAGTggaccaaaaaaaacaaaaaaacataaaatATACTCAAATCGTTAAgtaaatattgaaaataatatacTAATAAACACTCAAAACATTATCAAAGATATGGAAATAATATACAACAAATACAGAAACTGATAGGAAGGTTTCTGCATATCTGTTACATCTACATATTCTTATTGAATATGTACATTATTAGCTCATGCATTAAGTAAGAACCTGTTGAACAGAATTAAACATACAGAAAAAATACcaataaaatataaatgaaatagaaaacaaTTTATGCAACATTCAACAAAAATTATGAATGTTTTCAaccaaaaaaaaatgatcacTCACCTACTCATACCGCAAACATTCTACTTGTACAATCCACATTTCCATTATATTTCTTAATAAGTAACAATTTTAGGGCAAAATACATCATCATGAACCTATTTTTCATCATCACCTTTAACTGCATTggtgaggttgcaccaggaacagatgaagaaaggccgcatctgctctcatccattctctagctgtcatgtgtaatgcactgatatcacagctccctatccataaccaggccctaaagacttttccatggtttaccccagatgcttcacatgctctggtttagccCAGTGACAGCCTGACAGCAcaacaacccctgtataccacagtgttctaattcattctatcctctgcatgcctttcaccttcctgtgtgttcatgtcgcgattactcaaaatcttctccactccattcttccatctccaatttggtttccctgttAACTTggtttcctccatttctgacacatacatctttctcagcttctcctcactcattctctccatacgtccaaaccatttcagcataccctcttctgctcttgcaaccacccctttttattaccatgcctctctcttaccctatcattacttacgcagtcaaaccacctcatacactgtcctcacacttttcatttccaatacacctACACTCCACAGCAAAGTACTACCAAATGACCAAGGCTTGCATggatccatataataatgttgggactactatgccttcaaacatatcttataataatgttgggactactaagccttcaaacatgcccttcaaaataatgatctctctctcttttcacacagtcTTTGGTGCTCAGATCCTTCACCCAATCACTCGCCCTATGACTCGATTCTACTTACAAGGTTTCATTCCACTCtgaagtatctaaaacacttcacatctcaAACTATTCTTCATCTTACCTGTCCcacaactctgctaaacctatcAACATTATTCTTCACCTTACCTGTTCcacaactctgctaaacctatcaacattgcttttattcacatttactcttaactccctcctttcacacacccttccaacctcaaccaccaacttcttcagtttcacacttgaatctgcTACGAGTGCTTTACCAtcagcaaatagcaactgactcacttccctggacTTTTTATCCCCTACAGATgccatactcacccctctctccaagaatctcacatttacctccctcaccatcccatccataaacaaatcaaacaatcatggtggcataccacacccctgccacagaccaaacttcacttggaaccattccccctcctctcttcttacttgtacacatgccttactcccttgatgaatatttcacattgcttcttgcagctttcctcccacaccaggcaCTCTGAAAAACTttccacaaaatatctctatcaaccctatcgtaaactgtctccagatccataaatgccacataaaaatccatccgtttctctGGTTAtatctcacgcacattcttcaaagcaaacaccaaaaccactgctaAAAGCACAcagttcctctccaatctgaaaCTTTATACATGCCTACTCTCTCAATCGCTACCCTCTATACTACTTACcagttacactcaacaaacttatatctctgtagtttgaacactcatctttatcctccttgcctttatacagtggcattatacatgcattctgccaacctcATGCAgctcactgtgatccatacaaacattgaaaatcctaacaaattcatcaacacagtcatcccctttctcaatATGTATACTAGCAacaccacccacttccccacACTTCCTCCTATGTAAGGTTttggccacctcttctctcttcatcaaaccactctacaCGGCTTTCTCTCTTCATATACCACCCTAACCAAAGCTACCTACATCTGTTGtcttatcatcaagcacattcaacagtccttcaagataTACTCTCTATATCCTCCTCACatgatcattacctgttaccacctcctgttttgcccccttcactgatgttcctacttgttctcttgtttttcgcacataaataacctctttccaaaacgtcttattttcctttaagtttactgatacttgctcacctcaactctcatttgccctctttttcaacccttgcactttcctcaACCTCCTGCCAACATCTCTAATACATTCCCCAATCATTAGCTCTCCTTTCCTGAAAGTACAACCTAaatacctcccttttctctttcactagcaactttacttcatcccaccactcataatactgaataacccatgtccctcaattacaccctcaactgccacatcactcacctaaGCACTGAAATTAACCATCACCAGTATCCAGTCTCTtacattaaaactgctgacacacacactgagctgctccaaaaacacttgcctctcaagatctttcttctcatgaatgCACAAgcaataataatcacccatctcttgccatccactttcatttttacccaaatccgtctaaaaaaaattttcttacattctttcacacactcccacaactgctttggaagtagtgctactccttccctagctgttgtcctttcaccaacccctgactttactccagacaaatttccaaaccattcttcccctctatccttgagttttgtttcactcagcgccagaacatccatgtttcttttcCTAAacactctatctatctctcccctcttctcatcttggctgaaggggagggtttcctgacctccactctcactcccttTAATTGCCTTCTTTGAATATGAATGTGATAGTACAATTTGTTCTCCCCTACCCAAGGGAAAATGTCATGAACCTACCAAATAAAACAACTGAAAATAAATAAAGACCTCAATTTACAGTATCATTCACTTGGtaagat
This window of the Panulirus ornatus isolate Po-2019 chromosome 1, ASM3632096v1, whole genome shotgun sequence genome carries:
- the LOC139749721 gene encoding protein arginine N-methyltransferase 6-like isoform X2: MSEVKAVIAAAPSVGAEATQPQTKKRRASENGITVADIKNGADEKARVIDESYFASYSDIELHRTMIEDSVRTNAYQQAIFQNTEEDIRGKVVADVGCGTGILSMFCAQAGAKKVYAIDASKIAVHAKQLIEANGFKDVITVLQGKAEEVELPEKVDMIVSEWMGYMMLYETMLPSVLYVRDKWLKPGGKMYPERAVLYMALGEAQWITKYEEGTYDFWISLNHVYNLDMSLLADHAVARYKDVVHVHMVAQEDVLSLPTPVCDLNLMTVTAEDLRSISRSFTLSSMGSRRLNSMVLWFDVWFPGGFKLSTSPDNEDTHWQNTVLPLATAPLQQDTQVKGELSITQDLTNHRFLNVDLTYSVDKGEEITRCFKMDDNCNDNDF
- the LOC139749721 gene encoding protein arginine N-methyltransferase 6-like isoform X1, which gives rise to MVTMSEVKAVIAAAPSVGAEATQPQTKKRRASENGITVADIKNGADEKARVIDESYFASYSDIELHRTMIEDSVRTNAYQQAIFQNTEEDIRGKVVADVGCGTGILSMFCAQAGAKKVYAIDASKIAVHAKQLIEANGFKDVITVLQGKAEEVELPEKVDMIVSEWMGYMMLYETMLPSVLYVRDKWLKPGGKMYPERAVLYMALGEAQWITKYEEGTYDFWISLNHVYNLDMSLLADHAVARYKDVVHVHMVAQEDVLSLPTPVCDLNLMTVTAEDLRSISRSFTLSSMGSRRLNSMVLWFDVWFPGGFKLSTSPDNEDTHWQNTVLPLATAPLQQDTQVKGELSITQDLTNHRFLNVDLTYSVDKGEEITRCFKMDDNCNDNDF